In Arachis hypogaea cultivar Tifrunner chromosome 17, arahy.Tifrunner.gnm2.J5K5, whole genome shotgun sequence, a single window of DNA contains:
- the LOC112766617 gene encoding uncharacterized protein: MANAIFITHNKSSLIVAPRTFHKCQSSNVDNVRISFGSNIKFNGSRVPQQNLLPLRRNMNIIVCASTQPGPPLPVNPSPFPSPSNWKLWVVGTIFTIVMSFSKGKWGPLLLLKEKVETTIEEAERIADVIEEVAERVDKAAEEVVKIIPEGKLRDAVEFVEKVAENVDKIAENAGDTLEKVDDMEDELDSLLKSLPKQQINAVTTTESKDQK, encoded by the exons ATGGCAAACGCAATCTTCATCACTCACAACAAATCTTCATTAATTGTTGCTCCAAGAACATTCCACAAATGTCAAAGTTCAAACGTAGACAATGTTCGAATCAGTTTCGGATCCAACATCAAATTTAATGGCTCCCGTGTTCCACAACAGAACCTTCTTCCACTCAGAAGAAACAT GAACATTATTGTGTGTGCCAGCACACAACCAGGGCCACCTCTTCCTGTTAATCCTTCTCCTTTTCCTTCCCCTTCTAATTG GAAACTATGGGTGGTTGGAACCATATTCACGATAGTGATGTCATTTTCGAAGGGCAAATGGGGTCCTTTGCTACTTCTCAAAG AGAAAGTTGAAACAACAATAGAGGAAGCAGAAAGAATCGCAGACGTGATAGAAGAGGTGGCAGAGAGAGTGGACAAGGCGGCTGAAGAAGTTGTGAAGATTATTCCAGAAGGAAAACTTCGTGATGCTGTTGAATTCGTTGAGAAAGTGGCTGAAAATGTAGACAAGATTGCTGAAAATGCAGGAGATACACTGGAAAAG GTAGATGATATGGAAGATGAGTTGGATTCATTGTTGAAATCATTGCCTAAGCAACAAATAAATGCTGTGACAACTACagaatcaaaagatcaaaagtag